In Spirosoma sp. KUDC1026, the sequence TGGTTCAGGGAAAACATCAGAACTGGCAAAATACGCACAGCAGCTTAATTCGCCTGAATGCTTTTTTGTCGTCACCTGTAACGTAGACGAAGAACTGGACATGGACAAAGTACAGTACATGGACATTCTCATCTTCCAGTTAGAAAAATTGCTTTCTAAAGCGGCTGATGTTGATTTAGCTATCGACGATACCATTCTCGATAGCATGAATGTTTGGTTTCAAGAACGGGTCAATGAAATTAACCGCAATCTAAAAGCAGAAGGTAATGTAGAGTTAGAAGTTGGCAACGACGACTCATTTAGTATTACCAGTCTGCTCGGTAAGCTGATTGGCGTAACCACAAAACTAAAATTAGGGTTGTCTGGTAGCTACGAGCGAGCTATGGCTATTCGGACTAACATTAAGAATCGTTTCCCAGACTTTTCGCTTAAGTTCAATACGTTTATCGAGCAGGTTAATGAGCAACTCCGTCGCGAGGGGAAAGGACAGGAGATTTTGTTTATCGTTGATGGTCTGGAAAAAACCATGAGTGCCGAAACTCGACGGGCCATCATTATGGATGAGTCAAACCGAATTCGTCAGATCAGGGCTAATACGCTGTTTACCCTACCCATCGAACTGATGAAAGAGGAACAGCGTATTCGCAACTTCAGCGAAATCATTACGTTTCCATTTATTAAAATCGTAGACCGGGATGGCAGTGAAATAACAGCAGCGATTGAGCGATTTGAAGAATTCGTCTGTAAACGAGTCAACGAAGCACTTTTTGACTCTATGGATACAGTTCATCTTGCTATTCGTTATAGTGGTGGGTCACCCCGTCAGTTACTTCGCATCATTGAGCAGGCTGGCTGGTTAGCGGATATCTCTATTGGAAAAATAACCCGCGAGAATATGGAGCGCGCTATTGAGAAGCTCGGTAATGCCACTGCTCGTTACTTAGAAACTACTGATTTTGAATTATTGAAGAAATTAAGAGCTGATCTGGAAGCTGGTCACCCAATTGGGTTCGATAGTTCGATTCAAAATTTGCTGGAGAAAGAAATTATTTTCGAATACAACGATGGGACCTACAAACGTGTAAACCCACTACTAGAAACTTCAAAATTGTATCAACACCGCGTACTCGATCAAGTCTGATGGAAGCTCAATTTGATGACGATTTACGTCTACTGACAAATGCGCTCCGGCAGGAAACCTTCCGTTTTATTCTGATCGGCCACAACCGCTATAGTCTCTACAAAGAGATTGCCGCCCGAATAGAGTCTTTGTATCCAATCCGCACCACAGTCTTACGGTTGACAGGTAAAGAGTACCGACAAATAGCTGACGACATTACGGGGGTAAAAGATGGCATTATCCTTATTCCTGATTTTGGCTGGCTATTTCAGTCAGGTAATGAAGATACCTGCGTTGCCTTCAATCAGCGTCGTGATGCCTTTGCCCGTTTGAATATTGCTTTTGTCTGCTTTATCGAACCTAATGAATTTGCTCAAGTTCCCTATAAAGTTCCTGATTGGTGGTCATTACGTTCTCTTGAATTGGATTTTCATCGAGATAAGCTAGAAGAGGTAGGCTCATTTCAACCTGCTTATTTAGAGGAAATGTCGTCTTTAGGAGGACAAACGAAAGAAGAAAAACAGACAGAAATCAATAGACTTCTTCAACAAATAGATACTATATATTCAGAAAACGATTTCCTACTTGCGTCTAATTTATTCCAGATAGGAAGAATTTTTTATGATTTATTTGATTATACAGAAGCAAACGAATATTATCAAAAAAGTCTTACTATTTTTCGAAAAATAGGAAATACATTTGAGGAATGTATACTTCTCAACAATATAAGTCAAATTCATGATGCAATAGGCAATTACGATTTGGCCTTGAGTTATCTTCAACAAAGTTTGGCGTTACAGGACGATATTGGAGATAGTGACTTAGAGGCAAGCATACTAAACAACATTGGCCAAATATACTACGTGTGGGGAGATTATAACACTGCGTTAGAATATTTGGAGAGAAGTTTATCTTTAACTCAAGATAAAGAGAAAGAAGGTGTAACGCTAAGTAATATTGGTAATATTTATACACATCTTGGGGAATACGACAAAGCATTAGAAATTTTCCAACACAGTTTAAATATTCAGATAGCCAGCAGAAACTTACGTGGTCAAGGTCTAGCTCTTAATAATATTAGTCAAGTCTATACCTCTCAAGGAGATTATACAAACGCTTTGGCCTGTCTTCATGAAAGCCTTATTATTAGGCAGCGTATAGGAGACAAAAAAGGAATAGGATCCAATTTAAATAACATTGGATTAATTCACTATACCTACGAAAACTATGAAAACGCTTTAAAATATTTCCAGCAAAGTCTAGAAATAAACCAGCAAATAGATAATAAGAGCGGTATGGCGACAGCATTATTAAATATTGGTGATCTTTATCTTGATTGGGGTCAAGACATTAAAAGAGCTATCAGTTCTTTAAAAAGAGCGCTTGAATTATTTAAACAACTTAAATCTCCAAGCATTAAGACCGTCCAAAAAGCTCTTGACGCCATCCGTGAACAGATAGGTAACGAACGTTACAATGAGCTGATTCAATCTGTTTAATACATTAATTTCTCTCCAGCCCAGATAGCTGTGGACCGGAGAGAAACGGCATACCTTACCGCGTCAGGCGGTACAGCAGCACGGCGGTACGTTGAATCAGGAGCGGGTACTCCTTGCTGTTCATGGTTTCTTCAATGCTGTGCGCCCCTTTGCCCGATGCACCCAAACCATCAATGCAGGGCAGGTATTCGGCGATAAACGATACGTCACCCGCCCCGCGCGAACCCGGATCCCCAGCAGCAACGGGACCAAGCCCCATGTCCCGGCTAACTTTATCCACCTCCAGACGCAGCTTGTCGTTGGCGGCAGTTGGCTCCATCGACGGAATACCATCCACGAACGTAATTTTCGAACCAGTCAGCGGCAGGCTTTTGCTCACGATTTCGTGCATCCGGACACGCGCCTTTTCTTTCTGCGCTTCGCCCAGAAACCGTAAATCGCCTTTTACCAGCGCTGAGCCAGCAATAATATTCGTTTTGCCGACAGCACGCGCTTCGGCCGTTTTGTCGTCGTATTTTACGTCGGCCCCACCCACGATCAGGCCGGGGTTAAAGGTCAGGTACTGCTCCTGCCCCAACACCCGCCGAAACTCGGTCAGAATTCGGGCAGCTTCGTAGATGGCTCCGTAGCCCAGGTCACTGAAAATCCGCGACGAGTGGCCTGAGCGCGCTCGTACATCCAATGTCCAGCTACTCGATCCCCGCCGACCAGTCGTGACGAGATTAAGGCCCTGCGCCGTTTCGAAGGCTAGCGCCAGATCGCACCTTTTAGCCCGCTCGATAAAATCCAGGCGGCTTGCCATGCCCCCTCCACTTTCTTCATCACCCGTCAAATAGACTGTGATATTGGTGTCATCCAGCAATTGCTGCTGCTGCATGGCTTTTAGCGCGGCAATGATCATGACATCACCACCCTTTATGTCGTTCACGCCCTGCCCCGTTATTGTCGAGTCGCTGGTGTGCGTATACGGCTCCATCGGCAGACTCTTCTCAAACACCGTATCTAAGTGACCAATCAGAAAAAGCTTTTTCCCTTTCTTGCCCTGCCGGGTAGCCACCAGGTGCCCCGCCCGGTTGAGCGAATCCGGTAACGTAACCCACTCGACGGTAAAGCCCAGCTTTTTGAATTCGTCCCCCATCAGGTTGCCCACCTGCCGAACGCCTTCTTTATTGAGCGAGCCACTGTTGATGTTGACGACCTTTTCCAGAAACGCTTCGGTTTCCGGCATCTGTTTTTTCACCGTTGCCACCAGCGTTGATTCGGGTTTGGTCAGTGACTGAGCATAGGTCGAACAGCCGCCCAGCAGCAAGAACAGGACAAGTTTTTTCATGGGTACGATTCACAGGATTGTATTCGTGGCTAAAATAAGGAGAAGGCAACCAGCAGGAAAGCGCTTGACTAAGAACAATTCTGTTTTCTGGCCCAATGTCAGTTATTTCTTCGCCTAAAAACGAAGACCGCCAGGCAACCCAATGGTCACCTGGCGGTATCTCGGCACCGATATACGGTACGTGCAGTGAATAGCTTTCGGTTATTTCCAGCCGCCCCCTAAGGCACGGTAAATATTTACCGTAGCATTGATCTGTTGCATCTTTGTTTCAACCAGATCGAAACGCGCTTCCAGTGCATCCCGCTGCGTTAGCAAAACTTCCATGTAATCAGCCCGCGCATTGCCGAACAGCGTATTGGCAATATCGGTCGACTGTGTCAGGGCTGTTACTTCCTGTGTTTTCAGGTTGTAGCTGTTTTCCAGGTTGCTGATGTTCGCGAGCTGATTAGCCACTTCTACGTAAGCATTCAGGATCGTCCGTTCGTAGTTGTAGACGGCCTGCGTCTGCCGGGCGTTGGCGCTGGAATAGGCAGATTTTATGCCCAACCGATTCACCAGCGGTGCAGTCAGCCCCCCCGCCAGTGAGTACAGAATGGATTGGGGAGTCGATAGTAGAAACATCGGATTGAAGGCTTCGAAACCAGCGCCGGCCGTAATATCCAGTCGTGGATAAAAGTTAGCCCGGGCCACCTGTACGTCCAGCTTGGCAGCGGCCAGATCCAGCTCCGCCCGTTTGATGTCGGGGCGGTTGGCCAGCAGCTGCGATGGCACACCGGCGCGAACAACCGCCGGGGTCAACGTAACGAACGACTGCGAATTCCGAACGACAGGCTGCGGATACCGACCTACCAGGAAGTTGATCCGGTTTTCGGTTTCCACGATACGTTGCTGAACCGAGTACTGCATCTCGCGGGTGTGCAGCACCTGGGCTTCGAATCGGCGCACCGCCAGTTCGGTCACCCGGGCCGATTCTTTCTGCAGCCGCACGATCCGCAGGGCATTGTTCTGAATATCGATGTTCTCTTTCAGAATCGACAGTTGGTTGTCATAGGCCAGCAGTTCATAGTACGAAGTAGCGATTTCACCGACCAGATTCGTGATCATGAAGTTCCGCCCTTCGGTGCTGGACTGATACCGGAGCACCGCTGCCTGCTTGGCGTTACGTAGTCTCCGCCAGATATCGACTTCCCAGCTGGCAAAAGCGCCGACCAGAAAGTTGGGCAACGGATCGGGTGTCCGGCGTTCTTTAATAGTAACAGCCTCTTCCGTTGCTCCCTGAAGCGTATACCGCCCCGGCCGGTCCAGCCCGGCTTCGCCCCGCAAGCCCACAAAGGGGAGGTATTCCCCCTGGCGAGCCTGAATTTCGTTACGCGTGATGGCAATTTCCTGCGTGGTGATGTTCAGTTCCTGGTTGTTTCGCAGGGCCGTGGCAATCAGCGTATCCAGGTTGGGGTCGGTAAAAAACTCCGACCAGGCAACCGGACCATTCGTACGGGCTGTGTCCGTCGTGTTGACGTAAGCAGCCGGAACCGTTCTGTTCTCTGTTTTGGTGACTAAAGCCGGGGTTTTGCAGGCGGTATTGATTAGGGTGATCGACAAGGTAACCCCTAACCAAGTGACGATTTGTTTACTTCTCATTGATTTCACTTTCTTCTAGGTGGGGGAAACTGTCTACAGAATGAACCAGCTCTTCGGTTAGTGATCCCTCTTCTTCATCCTTGATCATCTTGCGACCATCGGCCAGACTGCCGAATATGTAGTAGAGGCCAGGGATGATAACAACACCGAAGATGGTTCCGAACAGCATACCGCCCAGGGCCGACGCACCAATAGTACGGTTACCGATAGCTCCGGCCCCCGTAGCCACAATCAGCGGAATCAAACCGGCTACGAAGGCAAACGAGGTCATCAGGATCGGGCGGAAACGGACTCTGGCCCCTTCGATTGCGGCTTCCAGAATGGTGGCGCCCTCCTGTCGTTTCTGGACGGCGAACTCAACAATCAGTACGGCATTCTTGCCGAGCAGCCCAATCAGCATGATAAGTCCGATCTGGGCGTAGATGTTATTTTCCAGTCCCATCGCTTTCAGCATGAAGAACGAACCGAATACCCCAACAGGCAGCGAGAAAACAACGGCCAGCGGTATGATAAAGCTTTCGTACTGAGCAGCAAGCACCATGTATACGAAGGCCAGTACGATCAGGAATACGTAGAGCGATTCGTTACCGCGAATAGCTTCGTCGTACGAGAGCCCTTCAAACGCGATATCGTACCCTTTCGGCAGCGTTTTGGCCGCCACTTCCCGGATAGCCTGGATGGCATCGGCCGTTGTGTATCCCTTGGCAGGAAGCCCCTGGATAGCCGCCGAATTGTACATATTAAACCGAGTAATCTCGTTCGGCCCCTGTCCTTTTTTCAGCTTCATGAACGCCGAGTAAGGTACCATTTCGCCCGCGTCGTTCTTGACAAAAAGATTCAGGATATCCGATGGCAGCCGTCTGAAAGCAGGATCGGACTGCACGTACACTTTGAAGAACTGGTTGAACTTGATAAATCCTTGTTCGTACGTACTACCGATCAGGATGTTCAGGTTATCCATTGCTTTTCCGATCGATACGCCCTTCTGCATGGCCAGCTGATTGTCGATCTCCAGTTCGTACTGCGGATAGTTAGCTGCAAAGAAGGTGAACAGACCGGTCAGTTCGGGGCGTTTGCCCAGATCTTCCATGAACTGCTTGTTGACCTTATCGAATTCGCTGTAATCCGTATCGGTGTTTTTATCCAGCAGACGCATCGAGAAACCACCCGACGTACCGAAACCCGGGATGGCTGGTGGCTCGAAGAATTCAACGGTCGCGCCGAGATTTCTCGATTTACCTTCCAGTTCTTCCATGATCTCTTTTACGTTCTTGTCACGCTCCGACCAGGGTTTCAGGTTGATCAGACACGTACCGGCGTTCGAACCCCGGCCTTCGGTCATGATTTCATAACCCGCCAGCGACGAAACCGACTCAATACCCGGCACCTCTTCGCATATTTTCTGCAGCGACTGAGAAACCTGATTGGTTTTTTCCAGCGTAGTACCCGGAGGGGTCTGGATAATGGCGTAAATCGTACTCTGGTCTTCGTTCGGAATAAAGCCGGCTGGCAGAATCTGGTTCTCTAAGAAGATACCCGCGCAGAAAGCCGCCAGTACCAGGAACGTTACCACGCGCCGGTTCACGATCAGGCGCAGGATACCTACGTACCAGCCCGTCATTTTATCGAAGCCCCGGTTGAATCCATCGATTGCGCGGGTCAGGATATTTTTCTTCGGTGGGTGGCCGTGGTGATTTTTCAGCAGCATGGCACACAGCACCGGTGTCAGCGTTAGGGCGATCAGGGCCGAAATCACAATGGAAGAAGCCATTGTAATCGAGAACTGCCGATAGAACGTACCAACCGGGCCAGTCATGAACGAGATCGGCAGGAATACCGACACCATCACCAGCGTAATCGCGATGATAGCTCCGCTGATCTCACCCAGTACTTCGCGAACCGCGCCAAAGGGTGTTAGCCGTGGTTTTTCTTCCATCTTGGCGTGCACGGCTTCCACCACCACAATGGCATCATCGACCACAATACCAATAGCAAGTACCAGAGCGAAGAGTGTAATCAGGTTGATGGATAGCCCAAACGCCTGGATGACGAAGAACGCCCCAATCAACGATACCGGCACCGCCAGGATCGGAATCAGCGTTGACCGCCAGTCGCCAAGGAAGATAAATACGACGAGAGCCACCAGAATAAAGGCATCGCGCAACGTATCAATTACCTGCTCGATCGACGCATCCAGGAACTGTGATACGTCATAGCTGATTTTGTAGTCCACCCCCGGCGGGAACGACTCTTTCATTACCTCCAGCTTCTCTTTTACTTCTTCGATTACATCGCTGGCGTTACTACCATAGTTCTGCCGCAATACAATAGCTGCCGATGGGTGTCCATCCAGGTTGGAGTAAATGTTAACGAATTCACTACCCAACTCCACGCGGGCAATATCCCGCAGGTGAATGCTTTCCCCTGCCGAGTTGGCCCGGATAATGATCCCTTCGTATTCTTTCGGGTCGCTGTATCGTCCTTTATACGTAAGCACGTATTCGAGTGACTGAGCCGCAATACCGGAGCTTTGTCCAAGTCGACCCGGTCGCCCGATAATACTTTGCTCACCCATGGCTTTCATTACCTCCTCGACGGAGACATTGTAGGCCCGCATCCGGTCTGGGTCCAGCCAAACACGCATGGCGTACCGGCGGCTACCTAAGATCTGCGCCCGGGCAACCCCTTTCGTCCGCTGGATTTCGGGGATCATTTTTACCGTAGCGTAGTTAAACAGGAATTTCTCGTCAATGCTCTTTTCTTTCGAATAGAGGTTAACGTACATCAGCATACTGGGCTGAATCGGCGTAATGATAACCCCCTCCCGCTGCACCAGTTCGGGCAGCAGCGGCATCACCTGGTCAACCCGTGTTTTCACCCGGACAACGGCATCGTTGGGGTCGGTACCCGGTTCGAAAATGATCCGGAGCGTGGCCTCACCGGCACTGGTGGCATCGGTAGCGATGTAGCGCATGTCCTGCACCCCGTTGATGGCCTGTTCCAGGGTAATCAGCGTGGATTTGACCAGTACGTCGGCACTCGATCCGGGATAGTCAATAAAGATATTGACCGTAGTCGGCGCAATATCCGGGAATTGAGAAATTGGTAATTTCTTGATAGCCAGTACACCAATAAAGACGATCATGATCGAGATCACGATAGCGAATACAGGTCTACGGATGAATTTTGTGAACATGTCTTCTTGGTTTTAGACTGGCTGGTTATTCGGCGTACAATCCTAGGTTCGAAATAACCGCAGTAGGCTTTTCGAATTTGTAAGCAATCTTCTCGTTCTCTTTCACCTGACGCAAGCCTTCCAGCAGAATCTTGTCGTCTTTGTTCAGACCGGAACTGACCACGAAAATGTGGGGCATTTCGGCGGCAATCTTGATTTCCCGCGACCGCACTTTGTTGTCTTTGTCGATCACGTAGACGTATTTCTTTTCCAGTACCTCGAAGGTAGCTTTCTGCGGAATGATCATGGCGTTCCGGATGGGCACTTTCATTTCGATGTTACCCGTTTCGCCGTGCCGCAGCAGCCCTTTGGGGTTTGGGAAGGTGGCC encodes:
- a CDS encoding tetratricopeptide repeat protein, with amino-acid sequence MEAQFDDDLRLLTNALRQETFRFILIGHNRYSLYKEIAARIESLYPIRTTVLRLTGKEYRQIADDITGVKDGIILIPDFGWLFQSGNEDTCVAFNQRRDAFARLNIAFVCFIEPNEFAQVPYKVPDWWSLRSLELDFHRDKLEEVGSFQPAYLEEMSSLGGQTKEEKQTEINRLLQQIDTIYSENDFLLASNLFQIGRIFYDLFDYTEANEYYQKSLTIFRKIGNTFEECILLNNISQIHDAIGNYDLALSYLQQSLALQDDIGDSDLEASILNNIGQIYYVWGDYNTALEYLERSLSLTQDKEKEGVTLSNIGNIYTHLGEYDKALEIFQHSLNIQIASRNLRGQGLALNNISQVYTSQGDYTNALACLHESLIIRQRIGDKKGIGSNLNNIGLIHYTYENYENALKYFQQSLEINQQIDNKSGMATALLNIGDLYLDWGQDIKRAISSLKRALELFKQLKSPSIKTVQKALDAIREQIGNERYNELIQSV
- a CDS encoding M20/M25/M40 family metallo-hydrolase, with product MKKLVLFLLLGGCSTYAQSLTKPESTLVATVKKQMPETEAFLEKVVNINSGSLNKEGVRQVGNLMGDEFKKLGFTVEWVTLPDSLNRAGHLVATRQGKKGKKLFLIGHLDTVFEKSLPMEPYTHTSDSTITGQGVNDIKGGDVMIIAALKAMQQQQLLDDTNITVYLTGDEESGGGMASRLDFIERAKRCDLALAFETAQGLNLVTTGRRGSSSWTLDVRARSGHSSRIFSDLGYGAIYEAARILTEFRRVLGQEQYLTFNPGLIVGGADVKYDDKTAEARAVGKTNIIAGSALVKGDLRFLGEAQKEKARVRMHEIVSKSLPLTGSKITFVDGIPSMEPTAANDKLRLEVDKVSRDMGLGPVAAGDPGSRGAGDVSFIAEYLPCIDGLGASGKGAHSIEETMNSKEYPLLIQRTAVLLYRLTR
- a CDS encoding TolC family protein, with product MRSKQIVTWLGVTLSITLINTACKTPALVTKTENRTVPAAYVNTTDTARTNGPVAWSEFFTDPNLDTLIATALRNNQELNITTQEIAITRNEIQARQGEYLPFVGLRGEAGLDRPGRYTLQGATEEAVTIKERRTPDPLPNFLVGAFASWEVDIWRRLRNAKQAAVLRYQSSTEGRNFMITNLVGEIATSYYELLAYDNQLSILKENIDIQNNALRIVRLQKESARVTELAVRRFEAQVLHTREMQYSVQQRIVETENRINFLVGRYPQPVVRNSQSFVTLTPAVVRAGVPSQLLANRPDIKRAELDLAAAKLDVQVARANFYPRLDITAGAGFEAFNPMFLLSTPQSILYSLAGGLTAPLVNRLGIKSAYSSANARQTQAVYNYERTILNAYVEVANQLANISNLENSYNLKTQEVTALTQSTDIANTLFGNARADYMEVLLTQRDALEARFDLVETKMQQINATVNIYRALGGGWK
- a CDS encoding efflux RND transporter permease subunit — encoded protein: MFTKFIRRPVFAIVISIMIVFIGVLAIKKLPISQFPDIAPTTVNIFIDYPGSSADVLVKSTLITLEQAINGVQDMRYIATDATSAGEATLRIIFEPGTDPNDAVVRVKTRVDQVMPLLPELVQREGVIITPIQPSMLMYVNLYSKEKSIDEKFLFNYATVKMIPEIQRTKGVARAQILGSRRYAMRVWLDPDRMRAYNVSVEEVMKAMGEQSIIGRPGRLGQSSGIAAQSLEYVLTYKGRYSDPKEYEGIIIRANSAGESIHLRDIARVELGSEFVNIYSNLDGHPSAAIVLRQNYGSNASDVIEEVKEKLEVMKESFPPGVDYKISYDVSQFLDASIEQVIDTLRDAFILVALVVFIFLGDWRSTLIPILAVPVSLIGAFFVIQAFGLSINLITLFALVLAIGIVVDDAIVVVEAVHAKMEEKPRLTPFGAVREVLGEISGAIIAITLVMVSVFLPISFMTGPVGTFYRQFSITMASSIVISALIALTLTPVLCAMLLKNHHGHPPKKNILTRAIDGFNRGFDKMTGWYVGILRLIVNRRVVTFLVLAAFCAGIFLENQILPAGFIPNEDQSTIYAIIQTPPGTTLEKTNQVSQSLQKICEEVPGIESVSSLAGYEIMTEGRGSNAGTCLINLKPWSERDKNVKEIMEELEGKSRNLGATVEFFEPPAIPGFGTSGGFSMRLLDKNTDTDYSEFDKVNKQFMEDLGKRPELTGLFTFFAANYPQYELEIDNQLAMQKGVSIGKAMDNLNILIGSTYEQGFIKFNQFFKVYVQSDPAFRRLPSDILNLFVKNDAGEMVPYSAFMKLKKGQGPNEITRFNMYNSAAIQGLPAKGYTTADAIQAIREVAAKTLPKGYDIAFEGLSYDEAIRGNESLYVFLIVLAFVYMVLAAQYESFIIPLAVVFSLPVGVFGSFFMLKAMGLENNIYAQIGLIMLIGLLGKNAVLIVEFAVQKRQEGATILEAAIEGARVRFRPILMTSFAFVAGLIPLIVATGAGAIGNRTIGASALGGMLFGTIFGVVIIPGLYYIFGSLADGRKMIKDEEEGSLTEELVHSVDSFPHLEESEINEK